A part of Xenopus tropicalis strain Nigerian chromosome 4, UCB_Xtro_10.0, whole genome shotgun sequence genomic DNA contains:
- the uqcrc1 gene encoding cytochrome b-c1 complex subunit 1, mitochondrial (The RefSeq protein has 2 substitutions compared to this genomic sequence): MAASVCRAGSSVGKALLRARSPALLNPQRNGSAVPYARAVQNIPETQISSLANGLRVASEESGQATCTVGVWIGTGSRYENDKNNGAGYFLEHLAFKGTKKRPQAALEQEVESLGAHLNAYTTREQTAIYIKAQSQDLPKAVEILADVVQNCSLEDSQIEKERHVILREMQEIDSNLQEVVFDYLHATAYQGTALGRTVVGPSENARRLNRADLVDYVSSHFKAPRMVLAAAGGVNHKELCDLAQRHFSGLSYEYEKDAVPLLPPCRFTGSEIRARNDDLPLAHLAIAVEGPGWNSSDNIPLLVANAIVGSYHVTYGGGKNLSSRVASVAAEHKLCQSFQPFHIRYSDTGLFGLHFVTDRHNIEDMLHIAQGEWMRLCTGVTDSEVAQAKNALKTALLAQLDGTTPVCEDIGRQVLTLGQRISLEELNARIDAVSAKKVSEICSKYLYDKCPAVAGVGPIEQIPDYNRIRSAMYWLRF, from the exons ATGGCGGCTTCAGTGTGCAGAGCCGGTAGCTCAGTAGGGAAAGCGCTGTTACGGGCCCGCTCG CCGGCGTTGCTGAACCCCCAGAGGAATGGCAGCGCGGTGCCCTATACCCGGGCAGTACAGAACATCCCCGAGACCCAGATCTCCAGCCTGGCCAATGGGCTACGTGTTGCCTCCGAGGAGTCTGGCCAAGCCACCTGCACT GTGGGCGTATGGATCGGAACTGGCAGTCGCTATGAGAACGATAAAAACAACGGCGCTGGCTATTTCCTAGAACATCTGGCATTTAAG GGAACAAAGAAACGCCCCCAGGCAGCATTGGAACAGGAAGTGGAGAGCTTGGGTGCCCACCTAAATGCCTACACCACTCGCGAGCAGACTGCTATATACATCAAAGCCCAGTCCCAGGACCTGCCCAAGG CTGTGGAGATATTGGCCGACGTGGTGCAGAACTGCAGCCTGGAGGACTCTCAGATAGAGAAGGAGCGGCACGTGATACTGCGGGAGATGCAGGAAATAGACTCCAACCTACAGGAAGTGGTGTTCGACTACCTCCATGCCACTGCCTACCAGGGCACCGCTCTGGGCCGCACTGTGGTTGGGCCGTCAGAGAATGCCAG GAGGCTGAACCGAGCGGATCTGGTGGACTATGTGAGCAGCCACTTCAAAGCCCCTCGGATGGTTCTGGCAGCGGCCGGAG GAGTGAATCACAAGGAGCTGTGTGACTTGGCTCAGCGACACTTCTCTGGCCTCTCCTATGAGTATGAGAAGGATGCCGTCCCGCTGCTGCCGCCCTGCAGGTTCACTGGCAGCGAG ATTCGTGCTAGAAACGACGACCTCCCATTGGCTCATTTAGCTATTGCTGTGGAAGGGCCCGGCTGGAACAGCTCCGATAATATTCCCCTGCTTTTAGCCAATGCGATCGTTGGTAGCTACCATGTGACGTACGGAGGCGGCAAG AACCTGTCGAGCCGAGTGGCCAGCGTGGCGGCGGAACACAAGCTGTGCCAGAGTTTCCAGCCGTTTCACATTCGATATTCCGACACGGGGCTGTTCGGACTGCACTTCGTTACAGACAGACACAACATTGAGGATATGTTGCACATCGCCCAGGGAGAATG GATGCGCCTCTGTACCGGAGTAACAGACAGCGAGGTGGCACAAGCTAAAAATGCCCTGAAAACTGCCCTGCTCGCCCAGCTGGATG GAACAACCCCCGTGTGCGAGGACATTGGGCGCCAGGTCCTGACCCTCGGCCAGCGCATCTCATTGGAGGAACTGAATGCCAGGATTGAC GCTGTGAGTGCTAAGAAAGTGAGTGAGATCTGCTCCAAGTACCTGTACGACAAGTGCCCCGCCGTAGCCGGAGTGG GGCCCATTGAGCAGATCCCCGACTATAACCGGATCCGCAGTGCCATGTATTGGCTGCGCTTCTAG
- the uqcrc1 gene encoding cytochrome b-c1 complex subunit 1, mitochondrial isoform X1 produces MAASVCRAGSSVGKALLRARSPALLNPQRNGSAVPYTRAVQNIPETQISSLANGLRVASEESGQATCTVGVWIGTGSRYENDKNNGAGYFLEHLAFKGTKKRPQAALEQEVESLGAHLNAYTTREQTAIYIKAQSQDLPKAVEILADVVQNCSLEDSQIEKERHVILREMQEIDSNLQEVVFDYLHATAYQGTALGRTVVGPSENARRLNRADLVDYVSSHFKAPRMVLAAAGGVNHKELCDLAQRHFSGLSYEYEKDAVPLLPPCRFTGSEIRARNDDLPLAHLAIAVEGPGWNSSDNIPLLLANAIVGSYHVTYGGGKNLSSRVASVAAEHKLCQSFQPFHIRYSDTGLFGLHFVTDRHNIEDMLHIAQGEWMRLCTGVTDSEVAQAKNALKTALLAQLDGTTPVCEDIGRQVLTLGQRISLEELNARIDAVSAKKVSEICSKYLYDKCPAVAGVGPIEQIPDYNRIRSAMYWLRF; encoded by the exons ATGGCGGCTTCAGTGTGCAGAGCCGGTAGCTCAGTAGGGAAAGCGCTGTTACGGGCCCGCTCG CCGGCGTTGCTGAACCCCCAGAGGAATGGCAGCGCGGTGCCCTATACCCGGGCAGTACAGAACATCCCCGAGACCCAGATCTCCAGCCTGGCCAATGGGCTACGTGTTGCCTCCGAGGAGTCTGGCCAAGCCACCTGCACT GTGGGCGTATGGATCGGAACTGGCAGTCGCTATGAGAACGATAAAAACAACGGCGCTGGCTATTTCCTAGAACATCTGGCATTTAAG GGAACAAAGAAACGCCCCCAGGCAGCATTGGAACAGGAAGTGGAGAGCTTGGGTGCCCACCTAAATGCCTACACCACTCGCGAGCAGACTGCTATATACATCAAAGCCCAGTCCCAGGACCTGCCCAAGG CTGTGGAGATATTGGCCGACGTGGTGCAGAACTGCAGCCTGGAGGACTCTCAGATAGAGAAGGAGCGGCACGTGATACTGCGGGAGATGCAGGAAATAGACTCCAACCTACAGGAAGTGGTGTTCGACTACCTCCATGCCACTGCCTACCAGGGCACCGCTCTGGGCCGCACTGTGGTTGGGCCGTCAGAGAATGCCAG GAGGCTGAACCGAGCGGATCTGGTGGACTATGTGAGCAGCCACTTCAAAGCCCCTCGGATGGTTCTGGCAGCGGCCGGAG GAGTGAATCACAAGGAGCTGTGTGACTTGGCTCAGCGACACTTCTCTGGCCTCTCCTATGAGTATGAGAAGGATGCCGTCCCGCTGCTGCCGCCCTGCAGGTTCACTGGCAGCGAG ATTCGTGCTAGAAACGACGACCTCCCATTGGCTCATTTAGCTATTGCTGTGGAAGGGCCCGGCTGGAACAGCTCCGATAATATTCCCCTGCTTTTAGCCAATGCGATCGTTGGTAGCTACCATGTGACGTACGGAGGCGGCAAG AACCTGTCGAGCCGAGTGGCCAGCGTGGCGGCGGAACACAAGCTGTGCCAGAG TTTCCAGCCGTTTCACATTCGATATTCCGACACGGGGCTGTTCGGACTGCACTTCGTTACAGACAGACACAACATTGAGGATATGTTGCACATCGCCCAGGGAGAATG GATGCGCCTCTGTACCGGAGTAACAGACAGCGAGGTGGCACAAGCTAAAAATGCCCTGAAAACTGCCCTGCTCGCCCAGCTGGATG GAACAACCCCCGTGTGCGAGGACATTGGGCGCCAGGTCCTGACCCTCGGCCAGCGCATCTCATTGGAGGAACTGAATGCCAGGATTGAC GCTGTGAGTGCTAAGAAAGTGAGTGAGATCTGCTCCAAGTACCTGTACGACAAGTGCCCCGCCGTAGCCGGAGTGG GGCCCATTGAGCAGATCCCCGACTATAACCGGATCCGCAGTGCCATGTATTGGCTGCGCTTCTAG